GTCGCCGGGTCCGGCGTCCTCGGGCCGCGCACCGGATCGCGCGGGAACGTCCCGTCCGGCTCCGTGCCGCTTGTTCGTCTCGCCTGCACCCACGACGCCGAAGCTTAGGCCAGACGGTGATCGCCCCGCGTCGCCGTCGCACAACCGCCGTCCGGGGTGAGCCGAGTCACGTTGTCGGACCTGCGCTCTGGCGTGCTCGACCTAAATAGGTAACATCAGTGTTGTGAAAAACGCCGGAACCTCCTCACCGGCCGCGGCCGCCGACCCGGGTGCCGCGGCACCGGGTGCGGGCGTCCCGTCCGGGGACGGGCGCACCCGGCATTCGGTCGCCCGCCTCCTGCTGGAGCGCGGGCCGATCACCGCCGCGGCGGTGGCCGAGGAACTCGGGCTCAGCTCCGTCGCGGTGCGCAGGCACCTCGACGCGCTGGTCACCGAGGGCGAGGCCTACACCAGGGAGTCCTCGGCGCGGCAGCGCAGGGGACGGGGCAGGCCCGCGAAGCTGTTCCTGCTGACCGAGGTCGGCAGGGCCAGGTTCGGGCACGCCTACGACGACCTGGCCGTGGCGGCGCTGCGGTTCATCGCCGAAACCGACGGTGAGCAGGCGGTGCGGGAGTTCGCGCGCAAGCGGATCTCCGCGCTGGTCGCTCACCACCGGGAGGCGCTGGCCGCCGCGCGGACCACGGCCGAACGGGCCGAGGTCCTCGCCGGTGCGCTGACTCGCGAGGGCTACGCTGCCTCGACGCGCAGCGTGGCCTCCGGTGAGCAGCTCTGCCAGCACCACTGCCCGGTGGCGCACGTCGCTGCGGACTTCCCGCAGCTGTGCGAAGCCGAGACCGAGGCGTTCGCCGAGGTCCTCGGCATCCACGTGCAGCGGTTGGCCACCATCGCCAACGGCGATGCGGCCTGCACCACGCACGTACCGCTCACGCGGTCCGCGCGACATGCCGCGAACGGCCCGGAGACCGAGCAGGTCCTTCCGGCGTCGGCTCCGGCCGCAACCGATCCGGCTGCCCCCGCCCGGTCCCAGACCGGT
This window of the Saccharopolyspora gloriosae genome carries:
- a CDS encoding metalloregulator ArsR/SmtB family transcription factor; translation: MKNAGTSSPAAAADPGAAAPGAGVPSGDGRTRHSVARLLLERGPITAAAVAEELGLSSVAVRRHLDALVTEGEAYTRESSARQRRGRGRPAKLFLLTEVGRARFGHAYDDLAVAALRFIAETDGEQAVREFARKRISALVAHHREALAAARTTAERAEVLAGALTREGYAASTRSVASGEQLCQHHCPVAHVAADFPQLCEAETEAFAEVLGIHVQRLATIANGDAACTTHVPLTRSARHAANGPETEQVLPASAPAATDPAAPARSQTGGQQTAPIPDGGESV